One Frankia alni ACN14a DNA window includes the following coding sequences:
- a CDS encoding SDR family NAD(P)-dependent oxidoreductase codes for MAFDGAGVVVTGAGSGLGRAVSLRLAADGAQVVVSDIDEKGGQETVRRIADQGGKATFVASNVADPASVTELFDTAVSVLGGLDMAVNNAGVAHAPTDLHLLPVEDWDRVLGVDLRGVFLCMRAELGHMVDAGHGRIVNMASNAGVKNAPSMAGYTAAKHGVVGLTKNAALQYARRNIRVNAVCPGTILTEGLAGYGPEQQAEWASLVPMGRIGTPEEVAGSVAYLLSDEAGFITGHSLLIDGGLMWD; via the coding sequence ATGGCATTCGATGGAGCGGGAGTCGTCGTCACGGGGGCGGGTTCGGGGCTGGGTCGCGCCGTCTCGCTGCGGCTGGCGGCCGACGGTGCTCAGGTCGTGGTCTCCGACATCGACGAGAAGGGCGGTCAGGAGACCGTCCGGCGCATCGCCGACCAGGGCGGCAAGGCGACCTTCGTGGCGTCGAACGTCGCCGACCCCGCCAGCGTCACCGAGCTGTTCGACACCGCCGTGTCGGTGCTCGGCGGCCTCGACATGGCGGTGAACAACGCGGGCGTCGCGCACGCGCCGACGGACCTGCACCTGCTGCCGGTCGAGGACTGGGACCGGGTCCTCGGAGTGGACCTGCGGGGCGTGTTCCTCTGCATGCGCGCCGAACTCGGCCACATGGTCGACGCCGGGCACGGCCGGATCGTCAACATGGCGTCCAACGCGGGGGTGAAGAACGCGCCGTCGATGGCCGGATACACCGCGGCCAAGCACGGCGTGGTCGGCCTGACGAAGAACGCGGCGCTGCAGTACGCCCGGCGCAACATCCGCGTCAACGCGGTGTGCCCCGGCACGATCCTCACCGAGGGGCTCGCCGGCTACGGACCCGAGCAGCAGGCGGAGTGGGCCTCGCTCGTCCCGATGGGACGCATCGGCACCCCGGAGGAGGTCGCCGGGTCCGTCGCCTACCTGCTCTCCGACGAGGCCGGCTTCATCACCGGCCACTCCCTGCTCATCGACGGCGGCCTCATGTGGGACTGA
- a CDS encoding DUF4184 family protein — MPFTLSHPAAVLPLRRVGLPMSAMVAGSMVPDVPVFFGWPEFYRLTHSLLGVVTVAPVLSLVALGVWFHLTRDALVDLAPGPVRLRLAARARLTGRQWLLAPVAAAVGAATHVVWDDFTHEGRWGVRQVAWLRAEHGALPGYKWAQYGMSAAGLVVVAAAIAAHLRALPRGPRRPRRHPSESVVLPAVVVVAAGVGSVVGLTYVPHGLHAVTFHGVVTGVMALVAGLLVVAVGWQAATRGPTVE, encoded by the coding sequence GTGCCGTTCACGTTGAGTCATCCGGCGGCGGTGCTGCCGCTGCGGCGCGTCGGGCTGCCGATGAGCGCGATGGTGGCCGGGTCGATGGTTCCCGACGTGCCGGTGTTCTTCGGGTGGCCGGAGTTCTACCGGCTCACGCACAGCCTGCTCGGTGTCGTGACCGTCGCTCCGGTGCTGTCGCTGGTCGCGTTGGGGGTGTGGTTCCATCTCACTCGCGACGCCCTGGTCGATCTCGCCCCGGGTCCGGTTCGGTTGCGGCTGGCTGCGCGAGCGCGGCTCACGGGACGCCAGTGGCTGCTGGCACCGGTGGCCGCGGCCGTGGGGGCGGCGACCCATGTCGTCTGGGACGACTTCACCCACGAAGGTCGGTGGGGCGTCCGGCAGGTGGCATGGTTGCGCGCCGAGCACGGCGCCCTGCCTGGTTACAAGTGGGCGCAGTACGGCATGAGTGCGGCCGGGCTGGTCGTCGTCGCGGCGGCGATCGCCGCCCACCTGCGGGCACTGCCACGGGGGCCGCGGCGGCCGCGTCGGCATCCGTCGGAGTCGGTGGTCCTGCCGGCGGTGGTGGTCGTCGCCGCGGGTGTAGGTAGTGTCGTCGGCCTGACGTACGTGCCGCACGGGCTGCACGCCGTCACCTTCCACGGGGTCGTCACCGGGGTGATGGCGCTGGTGGCCGGGCTGCTGGTCGTCGCCGTCGGCTGGCAGGCGGCAACGCGCGGGCCGACCGTCGAGTAG
- a CDS encoding TetR/AcrR family transcriptional regulator, whose protein sequence is MNSSPRRGRRPGSPDVRAQILAVARDRFRREGYEAVTMRSLAADAGVDAALISYYFGSKRGLFAAVLQLTLNPADVLAGLLEGELESLPQRAIRALVVGWDRPETGLPLLTAVRAAAADPELATLLRGGLQREMVDRLADRLSGADARHRAGAFVGQLGGLVFTRYLLAVEPLASMTVDEIVRTLGPALRTTLFGTVAGHARRPDADGGRPAVRR, encoded by the coding sequence ATGAATTCTTCGCCGCGGCGCGGGCGGCGGCCCGGCAGCCCCGACGTGCGGGCCCAGATTCTCGCCGTCGCCCGGGATCGGTTCCGCCGCGAGGGCTACGAGGCGGTCACGATGCGCTCGCTCGCCGCCGACGCCGGCGTCGACGCGGCCCTGATCAGCTACTACTTCGGCTCCAAGCGTGGCCTGTTCGCCGCCGTCCTGCAGCTCACCCTGAACCCCGCGGATGTCCTGGCCGGCCTGCTCGAAGGCGAGCTGGAGTCCCTGCCCCAGCGGGCGATCCGCGCCCTGGTGGTCGGCTGGGACCGGCCCGAGACGGGCCTGCCGCTGCTCACCGCGGTCCGCGCGGCGGCGGCCGACCCCGAGCTCGCGACGCTGCTGCGCGGCGGCCTGCAGCGGGAGATGGTCGACCGGCTGGCCGACCGCCTCAGCGGCGCCGACGCCCGCCACCGCGCGGGCGCGTTCGTCGGCCAGCTCGGCGGCCTGGTGTTCACCCGCTACCTCCTGGCCGTCGAACCGCTCGCCTCCATGACCGTTGATGAAATAGTCCGCACCCTCGGCCCGGCTCTGCGCACCACCCTGTTCGGCACCGTCGCCGGCCATGCCCGCCGTCCGGACGCCGACGGTGGCCGCCCGGCTGTCCGTCGGTAG
- a CDS encoding MFS transporter, producing the protein MTTSPSPTTTTPTTATPTTPPTPTTPAETHPASTTGPALHHTRVLVVTCGALATVISGMSSLNVALPSIAADTHASQTRLSWIIDAYSLVFAALLLPAGAVGDRFGRRRALLTGLLIFGAGSAAAPFTSSATALIGLRCVLGVGAALVMPATLSTITGTFPRERRAAAVGVWAAVAGASAVVGLLASGLLLQAWSWRSVFLLGVVLAALAAVGTWLFVPDSAAPDGPALDVVGAVISIAGVGALVYSIIEAPENGWLGVPTLLGLGAGVVLLAGFVAWELHTRAPLLDPRLFTRPAFAAGTLSILLQFFGFFGLIFITMQYLQLVRGDSALVAALSVLPMAAGMMPAARLAPKVVAAVGARACCVAGLLLITAGMVVLSRLDQGSSYWLLLAGLFPLGVGMGLAMTPATTAVTDSLPPALQGVGSAVNDLSRELGGALGIAVLGSLLSSTYRRHLAQHGALPPALAEKARSSLGVAAHLGEPVLGHARTAFVDGMQIAFLGGAVATGIAALAVALLLRTSRAPSTTATGTGIGTGEPAAAPRPVRTAPSSPAAT; encoded by the coding sequence ATGACCACGTCGCCTTCACCGACGACAACCACGCCGACAACAGCCACACCGACCACGCCACCGACGCCGACGACGCCGGCGGAGACGCACCCGGCGTCCACGACCGGGCCCGCTCTCCACCACACCCGGGTGCTGGTGGTCACGTGCGGGGCCCTGGCCACGGTGATCTCGGGGATGTCGTCGCTGAACGTCGCCCTGCCGTCGATCGCCGCCGACACCCACGCCTCACAGACCCGGCTGTCGTGGATCATCGACGCCTACAGCCTCGTCTTCGCCGCGCTGCTGCTGCCGGCGGGTGCGGTGGGTGACCGGTTCGGGCGGCGACGCGCCCTGCTGACCGGGCTGCTGATCTTCGGCGCGGGTTCGGCGGCGGCGCCGTTCACGAGCAGCGCGACGGCGCTGATCGGGCTGCGCTGCGTCCTCGGCGTCGGTGCGGCGCTGGTGATGCCGGCGACCCTGTCGACGATCACCGGGACGTTCCCGCGGGAACGGCGGGCGGCCGCGGTCGGCGTGTGGGCGGCCGTCGCCGGGGCCAGCGCCGTCGTCGGCCTGCTCGCCTCCGGGCTGCTGCTGCAGGCGTGGTCGTGGCGTTCGGTGTTCCTGCTCGGTGTCGTGCTCGCCGCCCTCGCCGCGGTGGGGACCTGGCTGTTCGTGCCCGACTCGGCCGCCCCGGACGGCCCGGCGCTCGACGTCGTCGGCGCCGTGATCTCGATCGCCGGCGTCGGCGCGCTCGTCTACTCGATCATCGAGGCGCCGGAGAACGGCTGGCTCGGCGTCCCCACCCTGCTCGGGCTGGGCGCCGGCGTCGTGCTGCTGGCCGGCTTCGTCGCCTGGGAGCTGCACACCCGTGCGCCGCTGCTGGACCCGCGGCTGTTCACCCGGCCGGCGTTCGCCGCGGGCACGCTGTCCATCCTGCTGCAGTTCTTCGGCTTCTTCGGCCTGATCTTCATCACGATGCAGTACCTGCAGCTCGTCCGCGGCGACAGCGCGCTCGTGGCGGCGCTCAGCGTGCTGCCGATGGCGGCCGGGATGATGCCCGCCGCCCGCCTCGCCCCGAAGGTCGTCGCCGCGGTGGGCGCCCGCGCCTGCTGCGTGGCCGGGCTGCTGCTGATCACGGCCGGGATGGTCGTGCTGTCCCGGCTCGACCAGGGCAGCTCGTACTGGCTGCTGCTGGCCGGGCTGTTCCCGCTCGGCGTCGGGATGGGCCTGGCGATGACGCCGGCGACCACCGCCGTCACCGACAGCCTGCCCCCGGCGCTGCAGGGCGTCGGCTCCGCCGTCAACGACCTGTCCCGCGAGCTTGGCGGGGCGCTCGGCATCGCCGTGCTCGGCAGCCTGCTCAGCTCCACCTACCGCCGCCACCTGGCCCAGCACGGCGCGCTCCCGCCGGCCCTCGCCGAGAAGGCCCGTTCCTCGCTGGGAGTCGCCGCCCACCTCGGCGAACCGGTCCTCGGCCACGCCCGGACGGCCTTCGTCGACGGCATGCAGATCGCCTTCCTCGGCGGCGCGGTCGCCACCGGGATCGCCGCGCTCGCCGTAGCCCTCCTGCTGCGCACCTCCCGCGCACCGTCCACCACCGCGACCGGCACGGGTATCGGCACCGGCGAGCCCGCGGCCGCGCCCCGGCCGGTACGGACGGCCCCCTCTTCCCCGGCCGCGACCTGA
- a CDS encoding TIR domain-containing protein has translation MVDRGRSGDGWDFFVSYTAADRAWAEWIAWQLEDHGHRLLIQAWDFVPGSNWTASMADGIEHAVRTIAVLSNSYLRSVYGQAEWQAAIRADPTGLTRKLLPVRIEDCPRPGLLGQIVSVDLFGFEAAAARQVLLDGVGSAIAGRIKPVSAPSFPVGIRTTTPAEPEFPASEPDSEPLPLPSAVRRGRVWEVGEVFQPTGIPEITFVQPKRFVAFGMALRQPGLSIVLEGPSGVGKTTFLRHAIEQDAARLKEPRIFSARVEKDRAEIDAMIGGAGHTGIVAIDDYHRLSANEQGRVVDYLKHLADSGDRTRKLVVVGIPDTARSLVKVSFDVANRIRAFRPGRATDDQINELIDKGERALNISFDDRSAIVRAAAGSLITAQALCWHLLGLARIEETVPEHITIRTDVREARIQVAEELELKYQDAVESFVALDGLAETVCIDLLLGLARSPDGILGLDEHAGTQISAARKVDKVFAKRVGAAMSQNETITRILYHDAVRRRLIADDPQFMFYIRQLDRKQLLRDAGKRPPPARHRAFVCYSHQDVDWLKRLRVHLSPLERDKLLTVWSDEDIHPGDDWRSEIDAALASARHAILLVSADFLASSFIREVELPRLLSAAAEGGCRVLPVLVSASAFTETPELARFQHVNPGGRTLAAMPAEEAEQVLADLARALRTQLHLGTAASRVR, from the coding sequence GTGGTTGACCGGGGGCGATCTGGGGATGGCTGGGACTTCTTTGTCTCCTATACAGCGGCGGACCGGGCATGGGCCGAGTGGATAGCGTGGCAGCTTGAAGACCACGGCCACCGCCTCTTGATCCAGGCATGGGACTTCGTACCCGGCTCGAACTGGACGGCCTCGATGGCCGACGGTATAGAGCATGCGGTTCGGACAATCGCCGTGCTGTCCAACTCCTATCTCCGGTCGGTCTACGGGCAAGCGGAGTGGCAGGCAGCCATCCGGGCCGATCCGACCGGGCTGACCCGCAAGCTCCTTCCGGTACGCATCGAGGACTGCCCACGGCCGGGCCTACTCGGCCAGATCGTCTCTGTTGATCTGTTTGGCTTTGAGGCCGCGGCGGCCCGGCAGGTTCTCCTCGACGGTGTCGGGTCAGCAATCGCTGGCAGGATCAAACCCGTCTCGGCACCGTCCTTTCCAGTCGGGATCAGAACCACGACGCCGGCGGAGCCCGAGTTCCCGGCGTCCGAGCCGGACTCAGAACCTCTGCCGTTGCCGTCCGCGGTGCGCAGGGGGCGGGTGTGGGAGGTCGGTGAGGTCTTCCAGCCAACCGGAATTCCGGAGATCACGTTCGTCCAGCCGAAACGTTTCGTGGCGTTCGGGATGGCCCTGCGCCAGCCCGGCCTGAGCATCGTGCTGGAAGGGCCGTCGGGAGTCGGCAAGACCACGTTTCTCCGGCATGCGATCGAGCAGGACGCCGCGCGCCTGAAGGAACCCCGCATCTTCAGCGCGCGAGTTGAGAAGGATCGGGCCGAGATCGACGCGATGATCGGCGGCGCCGGCCACACCGGCATCGTGGCGATCGACGACTACCATCGCCTGTCGGCGAATGAACAGGGCAGGGTGGTCGACTACCTCAAGCACCTCGCAGACTCCGGCGACCGAACCCGCAAGCTCGTGGTCGTAGGCATCCCGGACACGGCCCGTTCGCTGGTAAAGGTCAGCTTCGACGTCGCGAACAGGATCCGCGCCTTCCGGCCAGGACGGGCGACCGACGACCAGATCAACGAGCTGATCGACAAGGGCGAGCGGGCGCTGAACATCAGCTTTGACGACCGATCCGCGATCGTGCGGGCGGCCGCGGGCAGCCTCATCACCGCTCAGGCGTTGTGCTGGCATCTGCTTGGCCTGGCGCGGATTGAGGAGACCGTTCCGGAACACATCACGATCCGCACGGACGTCCGGGAGGCCCGCATCCAGGTCGCAGAGGAGCTTGAACTGAAGTATCAGGATGCGGTGGAGTCGTTCGTCGCACTCGACGGGCTGGCCGAGACGGTATGCATCGACCTGCTGCTCGGCCTGGCGAGAAGCCCGGACGGAATACTCGGCCTGGACGAGCACGCCGGCACGCAGATCAGCGCGGCCAGGAAGGTCGACAAAGTCTTCGCAAAACGGGTCGGCGCGGCGATGTCACAGAACGAGACCATCACCAGGATCCTTTACCATGACGCCGTGCGCCGGCGGCTGATCGCGGACGATCCCCAGTTCATGTTCTACATCCGCCAGCTCGACCGCAAACAACTGCTCCGGGACGCGGGGAAGCGCCCGCCGCCTGCGCGCCATCGTGCCTTCGTCTGCTACAGCCATCAGGACGTCGACTGGCTGAAGCGCCTGCGGGTCCACCTCAGTCCGCTCGAACGCGACAAGCTCCTCACCGTCTGGTCCGACGAGGACATTCACCCGGGCGACGACTGGCGCTCCGAGATCGACGCCGCGCTGGCCAGCGCCCGCCATGCGATTCTCCTCGTCAGCGCGGACTTCCTCGCGTCGAGTTTCATCCGGGAAGTCGAGCTCCCCCGCCTGCTCTCCGCCGCTGCCGAGGGCGGCTGCCGTGTCCTGCCCGTCCTCGTGAGTGCCAGCGCCTTCACCGAGACGCCGGAGCTGGCCCGCTTCCAACACGTCAACCCCGGAGGCCGGACGCTCGCCGCCATGCCCGCGGAGGAGGCCGAGCAGGTCCTCGCCGATCTGGCCCGGGCACTGCGAACGCAGCTCCACCTCGGCACCGCGGCCTCCCGCGTCCGGTAG
- a CDS encoding nitroreductase family protein, with protein sequence MTQLLPPGPAAGLGTPARPTLSVADAIRTRRTVRHYRPDPIPAATLDALLALAIEAPTSWNLQDRSIVVVSDETGREGLVRATGGQPQPAEAPVVLVVVAQPQAWRADRADIYEQAREAGAWSDDFIAMFAAASDDFQRDLDRRGLLREYAIKDAMIAATYVLLAATELGLASSPMNGWDEAAVKETIGIADRDDLAIALLVAVGYPAEERRHPGRRPVDHNVFHQRYGRSAESEVRFPART encoded by the coding sequence ATGACGCAGCTTCTGCCACCCGGACCCGCCGCCGGTCTCGGGACGCCTGCCCGGCCGACCCTGTCGGTCGCCGACGCGATCCGGACCCGCCGCACGGTCCGCCACTACCGGCCCGACCCGATCCCGGCCGCCACGCTCGACGCCCTGCTCGCCCTGGCCATCGAGGCACCCACGTCCTGGAACCTGCAGGACCGCTCGATCGTCGTCGTCAGCGACGAGACGGGCCGGGAGGGTCTCGTGCGCGCCACCGGCGGGCAGCCGCAGCCGGCCGAGGCCCCGGTCGTCCTCGTCGTCGTCGCGCAGCCGCAGGCCTGGCGCGCCGACCGGGCCGACATCTACGAGCAGGCCCGCGAGGCGGGCGCCTGGTCGGACGACTTCATCGCCATGTTCGCCGCCGCGTCCGACGACTTCCAGCGCGACCTGGACCGGCGCGGCCTGCTGCGCGAGTACGCAATCAAGGATGCGATGATCGCCGCGACCTATGTCCTGCTCGCCGCCACCGAGCTGGGCCTGGCCAGCTCGCCGATGAACGGCTGGGACGAGGCCGCCGTGAAGGAGACGATCGGCATCGCCGACCGCGACGACCTGGCCATCGCCCTGCTGGTCGCCGTCGGTTATCCCGCCGAGGAACGCCGCCACCCCGGACGCCGTCCCGTCGACCACAACGTCTTCCACCAGCGTTACGGGCGCTCTGCCGAATCTGAGGTTCGGTTCCCGGCGAGAACCTGA
- a CDS encoding winged helix-turn-helix transcriptional regulator, with translation MDDRTVVESSGLPADAFCAKCPTRQVLDHIAGKWTVLIVDALLSDGTMRYTELARRIEGVSQKMLTQTLRALETDGFVTRTVHPTSPPHVDYTLTPLGHSLAEPITALRRWTETHINDIERARAAARPLPPTGAGLR, from the coding sequence ATGGATGACCGCACCGTGGTCGAGTCCTCGGGCCTGCCCGCGGACGCCTTCTGCGCCAAGTGCCCGACCCGCCAGGTGCTCGACCACATCGCCGGCAAGTGGACGGTACTGATCGTCGACGCGCTGCTGAGCGACGGCACCATGCGCTACACCGAGCTCGCCCGCCGCATCGAGGGCGTCTCGCAGAAGATGCTCACCCAGACCCTGCGCGCCCTGGAGACGGACGGCTTCGTCACCCGCACCGTCCACCCCACCAGCCCCCCGCACGTCGACTACACGCTCACCCCCCTCGGCCACAGCCTCGCCGAACCGATCACCGCCCTGCGCCGCTGGACCGAGACCCACATCAACGACATCGAACGCGCCCGCGCCGCCGCGCGGCCGCTACCCCCCACCGGGGCCGGCCTCCGGTAG
- a CDS encoding MFS transporter — MGEGRSSGWRFGWLWAAFAVSTLGTWLAFDAFPLIAILVLHAGATGVAVLAAAGPAVGALVAVPLGPWVEFRRRRPVMVAMDLTRFVAVLSVPVAFALGWLTFAQLVVVSITVAAADIAFTAAAGAYVKALLRGDALLVANARLESTTWTATIVGPPLGGAAIGLFGPVATVLADAISYLLSAAGLRAIGAIGAIGRGGAIGGGGAVGGSGQRAAPGGRPKARMRDLTEGWRHILNHPALRPLFVNTVLVNGLIMATSPLVAVLMLGRLGFAPWQYGLAFGVPCVGGLVGARLARPLVARHGRHRVLLVAGTLRACWSLGLAFIRPGTAGIVLVFAVQFGLVACMGVFNPVFATYRLDQTDPGRVARTLSAWSVSSKAAIAVLTALWGLLAGLTSPRIALAAAGLLLLATPLILPRRALTPQPEPGPVAALLPEAGPGGG, encoded by the coding sequence GTGGGCGAGGGGCGGTCTTCGGGCTGGCGCTTCGGGTGGCTCTGGGCCGCGTTCGCGGTCAGCACCCTCGGCACCTGGCTGGCGTTCGACGCGTTTCCTCTGATCGCGATCCTCGTGCTGCACGCCGGGGCGACCGGGGTGGCGGTGCTTGCGGCGGCGGGGCCGGCGGTGGGGGCGCTGGTGGCGGTGCCGCTCGGCCCCTGGGTCGAGTTCCGCCGCAGGCGGCCGGTGATGGTGGCGATGGACCTGACCCGGTTCGTCGCGGTGTTGAGCGTCCCCGTCGCGTTCGCGCTCGGCTGGCTCACCTTCGCGCAGCTCGTCGTCGTGTCGATCACGGTCGCCGCGGCCGACATCGCCTTCACGGCCGCCGCCGGCGCCTACGTCAAGGCACTCCTGCGGGGCGACGCCCTGCTCGTCGCGAACGCCCGACTGGAGTCCACGACCTGGACCGCCACCATCGTCGGGCCGCCGCTCGGCGGGGCCGCGATCGGCCTGTTCGGACCGGTGGCGACCGTGCTCGCCGACGCGATCAGCTACCTGCTCTCGGCGGCGGGACTGCGCGCGATCGGCGCGATCGGCGCGATCGGTAGGGGCGGCGCGATCGGCGGGGGCGGTGCGGTCGGGGGGAGCGGGCAGCGCGCCGCGCCGGGCGGCAGGCCGAAGGCCCGGATGCGCGACCTCACCGAGGGGTGGCGGCACATTCTGAACCACCCGGCGCTGCGGCCCCTGTTCGTCAACACGGTTCTGGTCAACGGACTGATCATGGCGACGTCGCCGCTGGTCGCCGTCCTTATGCTCGGCCGTCTCGGCTTCGCGCCGTGGCAGTACGGCCTGGCGTTCGGTGTGCCGTGCGTGGGCGGCCTCGTCGGCGCTCGGCTGGCCCGACCCCTCGTCGCGCGGCACGGCAGGCACCGGGTCCTGCTCGTCGCCGGCACGCTGCGGGCGTGCTGGTCGCTCGGGTTGGCCTTCATCCGCCCCGGCACGGCCGGGATCGTGCTCGTGTTCGCCGTCCAGTTCGGCCTGGTCGCCTGCATGGGCGTGTTCAATCCCGTGTTCGCCACCTACCGGCTCGACCAGACCGACCCCGGGCGCGTCGCCCGGACGCTGTCGGCCTGGTCGGTCAGCAGCAAGGCCGCCATCGCAGTCCTGACGGCGCTGTGGGGCCTGCTGGCCGGCCTCACCAGCCCGCGGATCGCGCTCGCGGCCGCCGGCCTGCTCCTGCTGGCGACCCCCCTGATCCTCCCGCGGCGCGCCCTGACCCCGCAGCCCGAGCCCGGACCGGTCGCCGCGTTGCTACCGGAGGCCGGCCCCGGTGGGGGGTAG
- a CDS encoding RNA polymerase sigma factor codes for MSGLPERSRALSFPSVWPSEVEKLFDDNAARLRGYLLSVGCPEPDVDDVIQDSILIVARRYASLDRPEMVRTYWYRIASRLAWKLLKERRDRSLPGDPADYLQALPDPVEGAVDPDGRQAALALVHRLPLRQRQVLWLRVVVGFGEAETAEVLQISVGTVKSQFSDAKKNLRKFVEGSGETREEGTN; via the coding sequence GTGAGCGGCCTGCCCGAGCGATCTCGGGCCCTGTCCTTTCCGAGTGTGTGGCCGAGTGAGGTGGAGAAACTCTTCGACGACAACGCCGCCCGGCTTCGCGGGTATCTGCTCTCCGTCGGCTGCCCGGAACCCGACGTCGACGACGTCATCCAGGACAGCATCCTGATCGTGGCCCGCAGGTATGCGAGTCTCGACCGCCCGGAGATGGTCCGGACCTACTGGTATCGGATTGCCAGCCGCCTGGCGTGGAAGCTCCTGAAGGAGCGGCGCGACCGATCACTTCCCGGTGATCCGGCCGACTATCTTCAGGCACTCCCAGACCCGGTGGAGGGTGCGGTCGATCCGGACGGCCGGCAGGCCGCGCTCGCGCTCGTCCACCGCCTCCCACTACGACAACGGCAGGTGCTCTGGCTGCGGGTCGTGGTGGGATTCGGCGAGGCCGAGACGGCGGAGGTGCTCCAGATCTCCGTCGGCACGGTGAAGTCGCAGTTCAGCGACGCCAAGAAGAACCTGAGGAAGTTCGTGGAGGGCTCCGGGGAAACTCGGGAGGAGGGCACCAACTGA